In Bacillota bacterium, the DNA window TTATCTTAATCTTATTATTATAGCAAATATGCTGTATATATAGAAAATCGTTTAAATTATTGATTTCTTCGGCTATGGAAATAATGGTACCCGCCTTTCCCAGTGTTCTGCTTAAAAGCCGGCTCAAACTTTGAAGAATATCTGCCATTTTGGCATAACCCTCCATCATAGCTTCAAACCGTATACAACCCAAAATATTGTATAAAAAATGTGGATTTATCTGGTATTGGAGTAGTTTAATTTCAAGGTCCTTTTTTATTCTCTCCTCCTCAATGCTTTTTTGGAAAAGTTTTTTAATTTGTTTTACCATGTAATTGAAACTCCTGGTTATCTGTCCCAGTTCATCACTGTCCACAGCCGGAACTTCAATGTCAAATTTACCATTTTCTACCGTCAGCATAGCAGCCTGAAGTCTCCTTATTGGTTGTGCGATATTCCTTGCAATGAGAAACGCTACACATAACAAGCTCACAAAACAAATAAGTGACAGAAAAAAAGTAAGATATCCTATATTTTTGATTTCCTTTATGTAGAAACTATATGGGATCAACTCGATTATTTTATGGCCGGTTTTTGAAATGGTGTAATATGCTGCCATATAGGTGACTCCACTAATCCTTGTTTCCACACAGCCATACTTATTCTCAATTATGCTTTTTGCAAAGAGGTAATCATTAATGTTCGTTCCCACCTTTTCTTTATCAGTATGCGATACTATCGTACCCTTCGAATCAGTTATCATTACGGTACCAATTTTTCCTACATCGGTATTTTCATAAATACCAGCAAAAACGCGCTCATCAAGGAAGACAAATATAGTACCTATATTCTGAAAGTTACGGATGTTTGTTGTATCGGCAATGGTCCTTCCAGCTGCAAAAACATACTTATTATCACTATAAGGATCAGGATTCTGAATGGTCCCTATCCAATTGATTTTCCCTTTCATTTCCCTGGTCTCATTATACCATGGATATTTTTTCCAAGCATCTTTGTTGGTAATATATGTGTTCTTATAGCTGTAAACTCCGCCGTCTTCACCAAAGAAAAAAACCGAAGCCGTATTTTGGTTCTGAAAATAATGGGTAAAATAATAAGTATTAAAAAATAAATCAAGGTCGTAAGTTATTTGCCATAATTTACTGTCCGACTGTGAAAGATCAACCTGGAAACGCTTATCACTAATAGCTATTTCAAGAATTCCCTCAATCTTATTTATTTCATTTTCCACATTTCTTCCCACCTGTGCCAGGGAATCCAATACAGCTATGTTTAATTTGTTAATAATGGCATTATAGGATATTTTATAAGAAAAAATACCCATAAGAATGATTGGTATCAGTGTTAACAGTAAAAAATTGGCAAGAAGCTTGTTCTGTATACTTCTCATATTATTAACCCCTTATAAGGCACAATGCTTTTTGCTTGCACCTTTATACTCAACTTTTACTACAAAAGCTATGTAATAATGATAAACCAGCAGTTGAGTAAATGCAAGTGACAAAAACTTTATGGTTATAATTTGTGGTAACAAATGTTGCTTTTTGGCGGATATATGAAATATAATTAAAAGAGTATAAATAGCATTTGCCTATGAACAAGAGGACAAAATAGGGGGGTTAAATGTGCTTTTTAACTCACTGGAATTTTTAATATTTTACCCAATTATAACCATACTGTATTTTATTCTCCCTCAAAGGGCGAGGTGGATTCTTTTACTTGCAGGGAGTTATTACTTTTACATGGCATGGCGGCCTGAATACATAATTCTCATATTAATATCTACTTCTGTAGCTTATTTTACCGGACTTAAAATGGGACGGGAGGAACATAAAGAAAAGAGGAAGAAATATTTATATTTAAGCCTTTTTGTGAATCTGGGGCTGCTTGCTGTATTTAAATACTTTAACTTTTTTAATGAGTCTTTAAGGACGCTTTTCCACCAATTAAATATACAATACAATGTTCCAGGCTTAAACCTTCTTCTGCCCATGGGAATATCCTTTTATACTTTTCAGACCTTAAGCTATTCCCTTGATGTTTACAGAGGAAGTATTAAACCGGAAAAACACTTTGGGATATTTGCACTTTATGTGTCATTTTTCCCGCAGCTTGTTGCAGGGCCGATTGAACGGGCAGAAAGGCTCTTGCCCCAGTTTTACAACAAGAACAAGTTTGACTATGACAGGGTAACAGCCGGCCTTAAAATTATGGCCGGGGGTTTTTTCAAAAAGGTGGTGGTCGCCGACAGGTTGGGGGTAGCTGTAAGCGCAATATATAGCAATCCTACCAAACATAACAGCATCCAGTTTATTATTGCTACAGTGTTTTTCGCATTCCAGATTTTCTACGACTTTTCAGGGTATTCAGACATTGCAATAGGAAGTGCCAAAGTAATGGGTTTTGGCCTTATGCAGAATTTTAAAAGGCCTTATTTTTCAAAATCCATAGCCGAATTCTGGCGAAGGTGGCACATATCCCTTTCCAGCTGGTTTAAAGACTACCTTTATATTCCTCTAGGAGGAAACAGGGTGAGCAGGATTCGCAACTATTTTAACCTTTTTATAACATTTTTGATAAGCGGATTGTGGCACGGGGCCAATTGGACTTTTGTAGTATGGGGAGCCCTTCATGGCATATTTCTTGTTATTGGAAAGGTTTTATCTTCGGTAAAGCAAAAACTTGTGAAGTTTACCAGGATAGAAAAAGTTCCCTTTATTCACAAGTGCATCCGGATGGTATTCACCTTTTCCCTGGTTACCTTTACGTGGATATTTTTCAGGGCAAATACAATAAGTGATGCACTCTATATAATTAGGCATTTGTTTACTGATATAGGAAATATAACCGATACTCAGTATCTGATAAATTCCATATCTGCCATGGCACTAACTAAATTTCAGTTCATTGTTTGCATTGTGGGGGTAATTATGGTAGAAGCAGTTCACTTTTTACAAAGGAAGAGAGATGTTATAGAAT includes these proteins:
- a CDS encoding histidine kinase; this encodes MRSIQNKLLANFLLLTLIPIILMGIFSYKISYNAIINKLNIAVLDSLAQVGRNVENEINKIEGILEIAISDKRFQVDLSQSDSKLWQITYDLDLFFNTYYFTHYFQNQNTASVFFFGEDGGVYSYKNTYITNKDAWKKYPWYNETREMKGKINWIGTIQNPDPYSDNKYVFAAGRTIADTTNIRNFQNIGTIFVFLDERVFAGIYENTDVGKIGTVMITDSKGTIVSHTDKEKVGTNINDYLFAKSIIENKYGCVETRISGVTYMAAYYTISKTGHKIIELIPYSFYIKEIKNIGYLTFFLSLICFVSLLCVAFLIARNIAQPIRRLQAAMLTVENGKFDIEVPAVDSDELGQITRSFNYMVKQIKKLFQKSIEEERIKKDLEIKLLQYQINPHFLYNILGCIRFEAMMEGYAKMADILQSLSRLLSRTLGKAGTIISIAEEINNLNDFLYIQHICYNNKIKISYAIEEHILNYKIPNMLLQPLVENAIFHGIGRNTEVLSRTGSSGTLSGVDIQTARISDGRQKIWNLSI
- a CDS encoding MBOAT family protein, with product MLFNSLEFLIFYPIITILYFILPQRARWILLLAGSYYFYMAWRPEYIILILISTSVAYFTGLKMGREEHKEKRKKYLYLSLFVNLGLLAVFKYFNFFNESLRTLFHQLNIQYNVPGLNLLLPMGISFYTFQTLSYSLDVYRGSIKPEKHFGIFALYVSFFPQLVAGPIERAERLLPQFYNKNKFDYDRVTAGLKIMAGGFFKKVVVADRLGVAVSAIYSNPTKHNSIQFIIATVFFAFQIFYDFSGYSDIAIGSAKVMGFGLMQNFKRPYFSKSIAEFWRRWHISLSSWFKDYLYIPLGGNRVSRIRNYFNLFITFLISGLWHGANWTFVVWGALHGIFLVIGKVLSSVKQKLVKFTRIEKVPFIHKCIRMVFTFSLVTFTWIFFRANTISDALYIIRHLFTDIGNITDTQYLINSISAMALTKFQFIVCIVGVIMVEAVHFLQRKRDVIEWISYRPVIIRWGIYSVLVTITFWLAFSETKQFIYFQF